A stretch of the Bacillus licheniformis DSM 13 = ATCC 14580 genome encodes the following:
- a CDS encoding GntR family transcriptional regulator → MSIKADNQRLCLKVIDRIKDDIQNGVFCENERLPSEFELSKMLGVSRTALREALRILEEENVIIRRHGVGHFVNARPLFLSGIEQLNSVTKMIEQASMTPGTIFMSSQVTAPTEEDMLRFQYAEETEIFLLERVRTANGMPVVYCLDKIPVDILPEGFSHEQESMFEWLENKSGAVISYAVADIVPIGYHDTISQILECDPETSLLLLKQTHYDQNDKPVLYSLNYFRADKFRFHVVRKRF, encoded by the coding sequence ATGTCGATAAAAGCTGACAATCAACGGTTATGTTTAAAGGTGATTGATCGGATAAAAGATGATATTCAAAATGGGGTCTTTTGCGAAAATGAACGGCTCCCGAGTGAATTTGAGCTGTCAAAGATGCTTGGTGTGAGCAGAACGGCTTTGCGTGAGGCGCTTAGAATACTGGAAGAAGAAAACGTCATCATCAGAAGGCATGGAGTCGGACATTTTGTAAATGCCAGACCGTTATTTCTATCAGGTATTGAGCAGCTGAACAGCGTCACAAAAATGATCGAGCAGGCAAGCATGACGCCGGGAACCATTTTTATGTCCTCACAGGTTACCGCTCCCACTGAAGAAGATATGCTCCGGTTTCAATATGCGGAAGAAACCGAGATCTTTTTGCTTGAGCGGGTGAGAACGGCAAATGGAATGCCGGTTGTCTACTGTCTTGATAAAATACCTGTGGACATTCTCCCGGAAGGCTTTTCACACGAGCAGGAGTCGATGTTTGAATGGCTTGAGAACAAATCCGGCGCCGTGATCAGCTACGCTGTTGCCGATATTGTGCCAATCGGATATCATGACACCATTTCCCAAATTCTTGAATGCGATCCTGAAACGTCTTTGCTGCTGCTCAAACAGACTCATTATGACCAAAACGATAAGCCCGTTTTATATTCTTTAAACTATTTTAGGGCCGATAAATTCAGATTTCATGTCGTCAGAAAACGTTTTTGA